A genome region from Triticum aestivum cultivar Chinese Spring chromosome 2B, IWGSC CS RefSeq v2.1, whole genome shotgun sequence includes the following:
- the LOC123040170 gene encoding flowering-promoting factor 1-like protein 5 yields the protein MAAGGVWVFRKDGVMELERQESSPATSRRGKALVYVPANETMRSLEALERRLGSLGWERYYENRDLVQLHRRDGGVDLIALPRDFARLRSTHMYDVVVKNRHQFKVVDI from the coding sequence ATGGCGGCGGGAGGCGTGTGGGTGTTCCGGAAGGACGGGGTGATGGAGCTGGAGCGGCAGGagagctcgccggcgacgagccgacgCGGCAAGGCGCTGGTGTACGTGCCGGCGAACGAGACGATGCGGTCGCTGGAGGCGCTGGAGCGGCGGCTGGGGTCGCTGGGCTGGGAGCGCTACTACGAGAACCGAGACCTCGTGCAGCTCCACCGGCGCGACGGCGGCGTCGACCTCATCGCGCTCCCGCGAGACTTTGCGCGGCTTCGCTCCACCCACATGTACGACGTCGTCGTCAAGAACCGGCATCAATTCAAGGTTGTCGACATCTGA